A genomic region of Clarias gariepinus isolate MV-2021 ecotype Netherlands chromosome 23, CGAR_prim_01v2, whole genome shotgun sequence contains the following coding sequences:
- the LOC128511016 gene encoding MAD2L1-binding protein-like — MGEHESVEERMESRSLQDGRLNVVFAGTVMHYACNEFICELLKCVLYQRQQLPMPYDEIVVFLNQQLATTQLEGGAVMKPITSSGDTMWQRCQRSLLDLDEVLGQLEELFSLSYVPRVLFILRGSGVLPTEIYEVNMEGLVLKGCDRSLKTSDCLRQLFRTLFMEDFFSNIKPMRLMGTTVMALAHRDCGVEWFKPKVDFRFSTKVNRKVIALASGGIVSGQRKPDTTNSDDYIWLQTPVSIRGFLK, encoded by the exons ATGGGAGAGCACGAGTCTGTTGAGGAGAGGATGGAAAGCAGATCCCTGCAGGACGGCCGCTTGAATGTGGTATTTGCTGGGACCGTGATGCACTATGCATGTAACGAATTCATCTGTGAGCTACTAAAGTGTGTCCTGTACCAGAGACAACAGCTGCCCATGCCCTATGACGAGATAGTCGTCTTCCTAAACCAGCAGCTTGCAACCACACAG CTGGAGGGAGGAGCTGTTATGAAACCCATCACGTCATCAGGAGACACCATGTGGCAGCGGTGCCAGCGGTCACTGCTAGACCTGGACGAGGTGCTTGGTCAACTGGAGGAGCTCTTCTCCCTCAGCTACGTCCCTCGTGTTCTCTTCATCCTCAGAGGCTCTGGAGTTCTTCCTACAGAGATATATGAGGTCAACATGGAGGGTTTGGTGCTGAAAGGCTGTGACAGAAGTTTGAAAACTTCCGACTGTTTGAGGCAGCTGTTTCGCACACTTTTTATGGAGGATTTTTTTTCGAACATTAAGCCAATGCGCCTTATGGGCACCACGGTCATGGCGCTCGCTCATCGGGACTGTGGGGTGGAATGGTTTAAGCCTAAAGTTGATTTCAGGTTTTCCACTAAGGTAAATAGAAAGGTGATAGCATTGGCCAGTGGTGGGATTGTAAGTGGCCAGAGAAAGCCTGACACTACAAACTCTGATGATTATATATGGTTACAAACACCTGTGAGTATTAGGGGTTTTCTTAAGTGA